The following proteins are co-located in the Tachysurus vachellii isolate PV-2020 chromosome 17, HZAU_Pvac_v1, whole genome shotgun sequence genome:
- the LOC132860403 gene encoding zinc finger matrin-type protein 2-like: MQHYQAQNDFRRKWDKDEYEQLAQKRITEERKKKDGKPVPPVKLAPLRHRDYKVDLESNLGRTTFITKTTPQAKMGGHYCNVCDCVVKDSVNFLDHINGKKHQRNLGMSTSVERSTLDQVKKRFEVHKKKLEEKKKKDDSEERMKELREEEEKAKAYKKEKLKEKKRKAEYDLNFEDEEMAAVMGFSKFSSSKKPH, from the exons ATGCAACATTACCAG GCACAGAATGATTTTCGGCGCAAGTGGGACAAGGATGAGTATGAACAATTGGCTCAAAAGCGAATcacagaggaaagaaagaaaaaagatg GCAAACCCGTACCCCCGGTCAAACTAGCGCCCCTCCGGCACAGAGACTACAAGGTGGATTTGGAGTCTAATCTTGGAAGGACCACCTTCATCACAAAGACCACACCACAAGCTAAGATGGGAGG GCACTACTGCAACGTTTGTGATTGTGTTGTGAAAGACTCCGTCAACTTTCTGGATCACATCAATGGCAAGAAGC ACCAGAGGAACCTGGGAATGTCAACGAGTGTGGAACGCTCCACCTTGGACCAGGTTAAAAAACGTTTCGAGGTGCACAAAAAgaaactggaagaaaaaaaaaagaaggacgATTCTGAAGAGCGAATGAAGGAATTGCGAGAAGAG GAGGAAAAGGCAAAAGCGTACAAAAAGGAGAagctaaaagaaaagaaacgaaAAGCAGAATACGACCTTAATTTTGAAGATGAGGAAATGGCTGCTGTAATGGGATTCTCAAAATTCAGTTCCTCCAAAAAGCCCCATTGA